A window of Juglans regia cultivar Chandler chromosome 7, Walnut 2.0, whole genome shotgun sequence contains these coding sequences:
- the LOC109005662 gene encoding aspartic proteinase-like isoform X1: MRAAPHDGHGLCPESMPETIWPKASSENYMIMGIKFLLLAICIWSLPDSLVSTNSSDGLIRIALRKRTLDLKSINAATITSREDLLRSDLGHYNSNFDDLEANIVYLKNYFDTQYYGEIGIGTPWQSFTVVFDTGSSHLWVPSSKCVFSIACYLHSKYRARLSSTYTKIGKHCKIPYGSGSISGFFSQDDVRVGDVLVRNQEFAEVTGEGFFTFLGTEFDGILGLGFREMAVGLVTPVWYNMFEQHHISQKMFSFWLNRDPTSRLGGEVVFGGLDWRHFRGDHTYVPLTRNDYWQIEMGDILIENDSTGLCKYGCAAIIDSGTSLLAGPTVLILILAVVAQINHAIGAAGFINMECKSVVLKYGNMIWEYLIEGIRPEIICVDLGLCRYNESRRVSLNIASMVQNRTQEGSSVGESPFCTFCEMIVFWVQVQLKQQKEQEKVFKYVDELCEMLPNPLGKSFINCDKMAAMPYISLTIGNKSFPLSPEQYTLRVEEGCSTVCLSGFVPLDVPTPQGPLWVLGDIFLGAYHTVFDFANLRVGFAKAA, translated from the exons ATGCGTGCAGCTCCTCATGACGGTCATGGACTATGTCCCGAATCTATGCCTGAGACTATCTGGCCTAAAGCGTCGTCAG AGAACTACATGATCATGGGGATTAAGTTTCTTTTGCTTGCAATCTGTATATGGTCTTTGCCAGACTCCTTGGTTTCTACAAATTCCTCTGATGGGCTTATTAGAATTGCTCTAAGGAAGCGTACTTTAGACCTTAAGAGTATAAATGCTGCAACAATCACCAGTCGAGAGGATCTTCTTCGAAGTGATCTTGGTCATTATAATAGTAATTTCGATGATCTGGAAGCAAATATAGTATATCTAAAGAATTATTTTGATACTCAATATTATGGAGAGATTGGCATTGGTACTCCCTGGCAAAGTTTTACTGTTGTCTTTGATACTGGCAGCTCCCATCTTTGGGTTCCCTCTTCAAAATGCGTTTTTTCT ATCGCTTGCTATCTCCATTCTAAGTACAGGGCCAGGCTATCCAGTACCTATACTAAGATTG GAAAACATTGCAAAATCCCCTATGGGTCTGGATCTATTTCTGGCTTCTTCAGCCAAGATGATGTCAGAGTTGGGGACGTCCTCGTTAGAAATCAA GAATTCGCTGAGGTTACTGGAGAAGGCTTTTTCACATTCTTAGGCACTGAGTTTGATGGAATACTTGGCCTTGGGTTTCGGGAAATGGCTGTTGGGCTAGTAACACCAGTGTG GTATAATATGTTTGAACAACATCACATAAGCCAGAAAATGTTCTCTTTTTGGCTTAATCGAGATCCAACATCAAGATTGGGAGGTGAGGTTGTCTTTGGAGGTCTTGATTGGAGGCACTTTAGGGGTGACCATACTTACGTCCCTTTGACTCGCAACGATTACTGGCAG ATTGAGATGGGGGACATTCTTATTGAAAATGACTCAACAG GATTATGCAAGTACGGGTGTGCTGCCATTATTGATTCGGGAACATCACTACTTGCTGGTCCAACTGTATTAATACTTATACTG GCTGTTGTTGCTCAAATCAACCATGCCATTGGAGCAGCAGGATTCATAAACATGGAGTGTAAAAGTGTTGTTCTCAAGTATGGGAATATGATATGGGAATACCTAATAGAAggg ATACGGCCTGAGATAATATGTGTGGATCTTGGACTCTGTAGATACAATGAGTCTCGTCGTGTAAG CCTGAACATTGCATCAATGGTTCAAAATCGAACTCAGGAGGGGTCGTCCGTTGGTGAGAGTCCTTTCTGTACTTTCTGTGAGATGATTGTCTTCTGGGTTCAAGTACAGCTTAAACAACAGAAAGAACAGGAAAAGGTGTTTAAATATGTTGATGAG CTGTGTGAGATGCTCCCAAATCCTTTGGGAAAGTCATTTATCAACTGCGATAAGATGGCAGCCATGCCATACATTTCATTGACAATTGGAAACAAATCCTTCCCCCTCTCTCCAGAGCAG TACACGCTTAGAGTTGAAGAAGGCTGTTCCACTGTCTGCCTGAGCGGCTTTGTGCCTTTGGATGTGCCTACCCCTCAAGGTCCTCTATG GGTTCTTGGAGACATTTTCTTGGGAGCATACCACACAGTGTTTGATTTTGCTAATCTCCGGGTGGGATTTGCAAAAGCCGCATAG
- the LOC109005662 gene encoding aspartic proteinase-like isoform X2 has protein sequence MRAAPHDGHGLCPESMPETIWPKASSENYMIMGIKFLLLAICIWSLPDSLVSTNSSDGLIRIALRKRTLDLKSINAATITSREDLLRSDLGHYNSNFDDLEANIVYLKNYFDTQYYGEIGIGTPWQSFTVVFDTGSSHLWVPSSKCVFSIACYLHSKYRARLSSTYTKIGKHCKIPYGSGSISGFFSQDDVRVGDVLVRNQEFAEVTGEGFFTFLGTEFDGILGLGFREMAVGLVTPVWYNMFEQHHISQKMFSFWLNRDPTSRLGGEVVFGGLDWRHFRGDHTYVPLTRNDYWQIEMGDILIENDSTGLCKYGCAAIIDSGTSLLAGPTAVVAQINHAIGAAGFINMECKSVVLKYGNMIWEYLIEGIRPEIICVDLGLCRYNESRRVSLNIASMVQNRTQEGSSVGESPFCTFCEMIVFWVQVQLKQQKEQEKVFKYVDELCEMLPNPLGKSFINCDKMAAMPYISLTIGNKSFPLSPEQYTLRVEEGCSTVCLSGFVPLDVPTPQGPLWVLGDIFLGAYHTVFDFANLRVGFAKAA, from the exons ATGCGTGCAGCTCCTCATGACGGTCATGGACTATGTCCCGAATCTATGCCTGAGACTATCTGGCCTAAAGCGTCGTCAG AGAACTACATGATCATGGGGATTAAGTTTCTTTTGCTTGCAATCTGTATATGGTCTTTGCCAGACTCCTTGGTTTCTACAAATTCCTCTGATGGGCTTATTAGAATTGCTCTAAGGAAGCGTACTTTAGACCTTAAGAGTATAAATGCTGCAACAATCACCAGTCGAGAGGATCTTCTTCGAAGTGATCTTGGTCATTATAATAGTAATTTCGATGATCTGGAAGCAAATATAGTATATCTAAAGAATTATTTTGATACTCAATATTATGGAGAGATTGGCATTGGTACTCCCTGGCAAAGTTTTACTGTTGTCTTTGATACTGGCAGCTCCCATCTTTGGGTTCCCTCTTCAAAATGCGTTTTTTCT ATCGCTTGCTATCTCCATTCTAAGTACAGGGCCAGGCTATCCAGTACCTATACTAAGATTG GAAAACATTGCAAAATCCCCTATGGGTCTGGATCTATTTCTGGCTTCTTCAGCCAAGATGATGTCAGAGTTGGGGACGTCCTCGTTAGAAATCAA GAATTCGCTGAGGTTACTGGAGAAGGCTTTTTCACATTCTTAGGCACTGAGTTTGATGGAATACTTGGCCTTGGGTTTCGGGAAATGGCTGTTGGGCTAGTAACACCAGTGTG GTATAATATGTTTGAACAACATCACATAAGCCAGAAAATGTTCTCTTTTTGGCTTAATCGAGATCCAACATCAAGATTGGGAGGTGAGGTTGTCTTTGGAGGTCTTGATTGGAGGCACTTTAGGGGTGACCATACTTACGTCCCTTTGACTCGCAACGATTACTGGCAG ATTGAGATGGGGGACATTCTTATTGAAAATGACTCAACAG GATTATGCAAGTACGGGTGTGCTGCCATTATTGATTCGGGAACATCACTACTTGCTGGTCCAACT GCTGTTGTTGCTCAAATCAACCATGCCATTGGAGCAGCAGGATTCATAAACATGGAGTGTAAAAGTGTTGTTCTCAAGTATGGGAATATGATATGGGAATACCTAATAGAAggg ATACGGCCTGAGATAATATGTGTGGATCTTGGACTCTGTAGATACAATGAGTCTCGTCGTGTAAG CCTGAACATTGCATCAATGGTTCAAAATCGAACTCAGGAGGGGTCGTCCGTTGGTGAGAGTCCTTTCTGTACTTTCTGTGAGATGATTGTCTTCTGGGTTCAAGTACAGCTTAAACAACAGAAAGAACAGGAAAAGGTGTTTAAATATGTTGATGAG CTGTGTGAGATGCTCCCAAATCCTTTGGGAAAGTCATTTATCAACTGCGATAAGATGGCAGCCATGCCATACATTTCATTGACAATTGGAAACAAATCCTTCCCCCTCTCTCCAGAGCAG TACACGCTTAGAGTTGAAGAAGGCTGTTCCACTGTCTGCCTGAGCGGCTTTGTGCCTTTGGATGTGCCTACCCCTCAAGGTCCTCTATG GGTTCTTGGAGACATTTTCTTGGGAGCATACCACACAGTGTTTGATTTTGCTAATCTCCGGGTGGGATTTGCAAAAGCCGCATAG
- the LOC109005662 gene encoding aspartic proteinase-like isoform X3: protein MENYMIMGIKFLLLAICIWSLPDSLVSTNSSDGLIRIALRKRTLDLKSINAATITSREDLLRSDLGHYNSNFDDLEANIVYLKNYFDTQYYGEIGIGTPWQSFTVVFDTGSSHLWVPSSKCVFSIACYLHSKYRARLSSTYTKIGKHCKIPYGSGSISGFFSQDDVRVGDVLVRNQEFAEVTGEGFFTFLGTEFDGILGLGFREMAVGLVTPVWYNMFEQHHISQKMFSFWLNRDPTSRLGGEVVFGGLDWRHFRGDHTYVPLTRNDYWQIEMGDILIENDSTGLCKYGCAAIIDSGTSLLAGPTVLILILAVVAQINHAIGAAGFINMECKSVVLKYGNMIWEYLIEGIRPEIICVDLGLCRYNESRRVSLNIASMVQNRTQEGSSVGESPFCTFCEMIVFWVQVQLKQQKEQEKVFKYVDELCEMLPNPLGKSFINCDKMAAMPYISLTIGNKSFPLSPEQYTLRVEEGCSTVCLSGFVPLDVPTPQGPLWVLGDIFLGAYHTVFDFANLRVGFAKAA from the exons ATGG AGAACTACATGATCATGGGGATTAAGTTTCTTTTGCTTGCAATCTGTATATGGTCTTTGCCAGACTCCTTGGTTTCTACAAATTCCTCTGATGGGCTTATTAGAATTGCTCTAAGGAAGCGTACTTTAGACCTTAAGAGTATAAATGCTGCAACAATCACCAGTCGAGAGGATCTTCTTCGAAGTGATCTTGGTCATTATAATAGTAATTTCGATGATCTGGAAGCAAATATAGTATATCTAAAGAATTATTTTGATACTCAATATTATGGAGAGATTGGCATTGGTACTCCCTGGCAAAGTTTTACTGTTGTCTTTGATACTGGCAGCTCCCATCTTTGGGTTCCCTCTTCAAAATGCGTTTTTTCT ATCGCTTGCTATCTCCATTCTAAGTACAGGGCCAGGCTATCCAGTACCTATACTAAGATTG GAAAACATTGCAAAATCCCCTATGGGTCTGGATCTATTTCTGGCTTCTTCAGCCAAGATGATGTCAGAGTTGGGGACGTCCTCGTTAGAAATCAA GAATTCGCTGAGGTTACTGGAGAAGGCTTTTTCACATTCTTAGGCACTGAGTTTGATGGAATACTTGGCCTTGGGTTTCGGGAAATGGCTGTTGGGCTAGTAACACCAGTGTG GTATAATATGTTTGAACAACATCACATAAGCCAGAAAATGTTCTCTTTTTGGCTTAATCGAGATCCAACATCAAGATTGGGAGGTGAGGTTGTCTTTGGAGGTCTTGATTGGAGGCACTTTAGGGGTGACCATACTTACGTCCCTTTGACTCGCAACGATTACTGGCAG ATTGAGATGGGGGACATTCTTATTGAAAATGACTCAACAG GATTATGCAAGTACGGGTGTGCTGCCATTATTGATTCGGGAACATCACTACTTGCTGGTCCAACTGTATTAATACTTATACTG GCTGTTGTTGCTCAAATCAACCATGCCATTGGAGCAGCAGGATTCATAAACATGGAGTGTAAAAGTGTTGTTCTCAAGTATGGGAATATGATATGGGAATACCTAATAGAAggg ATACGGCCTGAGATAATATGTGTGGATCTTGGACTCTGTAGATACAATGAGTCTCGTCGTGTAAG CCTGAACATTGCATCAATGGTTCAAAATCGAACTCAGGAGGGGTCGTCCGTTGGTGAGAGTCCTTTCTGTACTTTCTGTGAGATGATTGTCTTCTGGGTTCAAGTACAGCTTAAACAACAGAAAGAACAGGAAAAGGTGTTTAAATATGTTGATGAG CTGTGTGAGATGCTCCCAAATCCTTTGGGAAAGTCATTTATCAACTGCGATAAGATGGCAGCCATGCCATACATTTCATTGACAATTGGAAACAAATCCTTCCCCCTCTCTCCAGAGCAG TACACGCTTAGAGTTGAAGAAGGCTGTTCCACTGTCTGCCTGAGCGGCTTTGTGCCTTTGGATGTGCCTACCCCTCAAGGTCCTCTATG GGTTCTTGGAGACATTTTCTTGGGAGCATACCACACAGTGTTTGATTTTGCTAATCTCCGGGTGGGATTTGCAAAAGCCGCATAG